One part of the Dyadobacter sp. 676 genome encodes these proteins:
- a CDS encoding class II fructose-bisphosphate aldolase encodes MKLKEKLREFTKLKKGLLATNYYDLETLHGVLQAAAETRQPLILQLTQSSIEYMGLKTAVNLGRNGLEEFGVEGWIHLDHGGSVELVQRCLDAGFDSVMIDGSELPFEENVRLTKEVVERAKRYDVHVEAELGYVAKLGQSHDGSGFTQPDEAAAFVDETGVDALAVAIGTAHGFYKQEPKLDIGLLRRIAEKTAATLVLHGSSGVPHDQVRQAISNGICKVNLATEIKNIFMASLKSELTYNQDIDLRKVFPKATCKITELVKTKLEMVANVPQ; translated from the coding sequence ATGAAACTGAAAGAAAAATTAAGGGAATTTACAAAGCTTAAAAAAGGCCTGCTCGCCACCAACTACTACGATCTGGAAACGCTTCACGGCGTATTGCAGGCAGCCGCGGAAACCCGACAGCCCCTTATCCTGCAACTTACTCAGAGCTCCATCGAATACATGGGCCTGAAAACGGCCGTGAACCTGGGCCGCAACGGCCTGGAAGAGTTCGGCGTGGAAGGCTGGATACACCTCGACCACGGCGGTTCAGTGGAACTGGTACAGCGCTGCCTCGATGCCGGTTTCGACTCGGTAATGATCGACGGCAGCGAATTGCCCTTTGAAGAGAATGTGCGTTTGACTAAAGAGGTGGTGGAACGGGCGAAACGGTACGACGTACATGTGGAGGCGGAACTGGGCTACGTCGCCAAACTCGGCCAGTCGCACGATGGTTCCGGGTTTACGCAACCGGATGAAGCTGCCGCATTCGTAGACGAAACGGGCGTGGACGCATTGGCGGTGGCCATCGGTACCGCGCACGGCTTTTACAAACAGGAACCGAAACTAGATATCGGCCTTCTCCGCAGGATCGCCGAAAAAACGGCTGCAACCCTTGTTTTGCACGGCAGCTCGGGCGTTCCGCACGATCAGGTGAGGCAGGCCATCTCAAACGGCATTTGTAAAGTAAACCTGGCGACGGAAATCAAGAACATTTTCATGGCTTCCCTGAAAAGCGAACTGACGTACAATCAGGATATCGATTTGCGCAAAGTATTCCCGAAAGCAACCTGCAAGATTACCGAGCTGGTGAAAACCAAGCTTGAAATGGTGGCGAACGTGCCCCAATAA
- a CDS encoding DUF2268 domain-containing putative Zn-dependent protease (predicted Zn-dependent protease with a strongly conserved HExxH motif): MGVDMQAAGDDTPTHELNLWQKKNMLPFNNLKHVVAHELVHVQQENMAGDTTLLCHAIKEGMADFLGELISGKTANHRLHVWAAGNERKVWEEFKKEMYLNRYHNWIANSSQETADRPADLGYWVGYQICKAYFDRAADKKKAVHDMLNIKDYKAFLTESKADEKLSGGSKF, from the coding sequence ATGGGGGTCGATATGCAGGCGGCTGGCGATGATACGCCGACTCATGAATTGAATTTATGGCAGAAGAAAAATATGCTGCCCTTTAACAATCTGAAGCATGTGGTAGCGCACGAGCTGGTGCATGTACAACAAGAAAACATGGCTGGCGACACCACCTTGCTGTGCCATGCGATCAAGGAAGGTATGGCCGATTTTCTAGGGGAGTTGATCAGCGGTAAAACGGCCAATCACCGCCTGCATGTTTGGGCTGCCGGAAATGAGCGCAAGGTTTGGGAAGAATTTAAAAAAGAAATGTATCTGAACCGGTATCACAACTGGATTGCCAACAGCAGCCAGGAGACCGCCGACCGTCCTGCCGACCTTGGGTATTGGGTAGGGTACCAAATCTGCAAGGCCTATTTTGATCGGGCCGCTGACAAGAAAAAAGCGGTGCACGATATGCTGAATATCAAGGACTACAAAGCATTTTTGACAGAAAGTAAAGCTGACGAAAAACTTTCGGGCGGTAGCAAATTTTAA
- a CDS encoding ester cyclase, which produces MDTFTRIALIVLALPLILTGCNNRSVEEKNREIIERYFNEAWNEGKVDALDELLTPDYINHTPSVPNPPRGPAGLKPILQAIRRGFPDLHYQIRDVIATRDKVVARVVMTGTHTDTLFNIPPTGRHIEVNQINIERIVNGRIAEHWRVTDELNMMQQLGVVALP; this is translated from the coding sequence ATGGATACATTCACGAGAATCGCCCTGATTGTACTCGCATTACCACTGATACTGACCGGTTGTAACAATCGCTCGGTTGAAGAAAAGAATCGGGAAATCATCGAACGGTATTTCAACGAAGCCTGGAACGAGGGGAAAGTTGATGCGCTGGACGAATTGCTTACGCCGGATTACATTAACCATACACCGTCGGTCCCCAACCCGCCCCGAGGCCCCGCCGGCCTGAAACCCATTTTACAGGCAATCCGCCGCGGCTTTCCGGATTTGCATTACCAGATCAGGGATGTGATCGCAACCCGCGACAAAGTGGTGGCACGCGTGGTGATGACCGGTACGCATACAGATACCCTTTTTAATATTCCACCTACCGGCAGGCACATCGAAGTCAACCAGATCAACATTGAAAGGATCGTGAACGGCCGCATAGCCGAGCACTGGCGCGTCACCGACGAATTAAACATGATGCAGCAACTCGGCGTTGTTGCGTTGCCTTAA
- a CDS encoding GNAT family N-acetyltransferase yields MKKIQLRSALVDDIRILQQIYRQTIDSACRADYDESQRTAWKRTAENGQRWIDAINGQYFQVAEIDGEIAGFGSLLNAVHIDFMYTASDFLGKGVAKQIYARLESRAVEAGTGTLTSDVSKTAAPFFKHLGFVVIRENINVIDGIEIRNYRMEKVLVPPSGTQ; encoded by the coding sequence ATGAAAAAGATACAATTAAGATCAGCCCTGGTTGACGACATTAGAATTTTGCAACAGATTTACCGTCAAACGATAGACAGCGCATGCCGGGCCGATTACGACGAGAGCCAGCGGACCGCCTGGAAGCGTACAGCCGAAAACGGCCAGCGTTGGATCGACGCAATCAATGGGCAGTACTTCCAGGTGGCGGAAATCGATGGTGAAATAGCGGGTTTCGGATCGCTATTGAATGCAGTACATATTGATTTTATGTATACGGCGAGCGACTTTCTTGGAAAAGGAGTCGCAAAGCAGATTTACGCACGACTGGAATCCAGGGCGGTTGAAGCCGGTACGGGAACCCTTACGTCGGATGTCAGCAAAACCGCGGCCCCGTTTTTCAAGCACCTGGGATTTGTCGTCATCAGGGAGAATATAAACGTGATAGACGGTATCGAAATCCGCAATTATCGGATGGAAAAGGTCCTCGTGCCGCCAAGTGGTACCCAATAG
- a CDS encoding PepSY-like domain-containing protein, with product MKNLTIYLLLAPVLFAGCEEDKVVGEAALPAAEKQYLDTHFPNVAISRVVRHRNDNMTTYDVWLQNRIEVEFDAHGRVAGIDGQATERLPDSVLPTPILEYVNTRYEGQYVVEWERERNDQEIRLFNGTELVFDLNGAFVRIDD from the coding sequence ATGAAAAACCTGACTATCTATTTGCTGTTGGCACCAGTTCTCTTCGCTGGCTGCGAGGAAGACAAAGTTGTCGGCGAAGCGGCCTTACCGGCAGCGGAAAAGCAGTACCTGGATACTCATTTCCCCAATGTCGCTATCTCAAGAGTTGTGCGCCATCGTAACGATAACATGACAACTTATGACGTTTGGCTCCAAAACCGCATCGAAGTCGAGTTTGACGCACATGGCCGGGTCGCCGGCATCGACGGCCAGGCAACGGAACGGCTGCCGGATTCCGTGCTACCGACCCCCATACTGGAGTACGTTAACACCCGGTATGAAGGCCAATATGTGGTCGAATGGGAAAGAGAAAGGAACGATCAGGAGATCCGGCTTTTCAATGGTACCGAACTGGTTTTCGATTTGAACGGTGCTTTCGTCAGGATTGACGACTGA
- a CDS encoding aminoglycoside 6-adenylyltransferase, whose product MTSRSTFRMMELILEVARNDSRILAVLQDGSRSNPNIVPDIFQDFDIIYVVEDLAPFLRDHSWTDVFGERMIMQMPEDMELYPPSAELAGAFSYLMLFTDGNRIDLVMTPLEKLDQFTGDSLCKVLLDKAGIFSASPLRAVSDAGYHIQKPSARSFTDCCNEFWFTSGSVGKALWRGQVIYVQELLNQVIRGALLQMLDWYIGCRHDFQVNPGKWGKFYGRFLEPGLYEKLLATYPVASVPHIWDATFASMDLFRCSAKAVAAELGYEYPANWDEHLTSYLLHVRQLPADAQRIYD is encoded by the coding sequence ATGACGAGCAGAAGCACATTCCGGATGATGGAACTGATATTGGAGGTTGCACGCAATGACAGCCGTATTCTGGCGGTGTTGCAGGACGGGTCCCGGTCCAATCCGAATATAGTTCCCGACATTTTTCAGGATTTCGACATTATCTACGTGGTGGAAGATCTGGCTCCCTTTCTGCGGGATCATAGCTGGACAGACGTTTTTGGCGAAAGGATGATTATGCAAATGCCGGAAGACATGGAGTTGTACCCGCCTTCGGCCGAACTCGCGGGGGCTTTCTCATATTTAATGCTGTTCACCGACGGGAACCGGATCGATCTGGTGATGACTCCCCTGGAAAAGCTCGACCAATTCACCGGCGATAGCCTTTGCAAGGTGCTGCTGGACAAGGCCGGTATTTTCAGCGCCAGTCCGCTGCGTGCGGTAAGCGACGCCGGCTACCATATTCAAAAGCCCTCAGCCCGCTCATTTACCGATTGCTGTAACGAATTCTGGTTCACCAGCGGTAGCGTTGGTAAGGCGCTTTGGCGCGGCCAGGTGATTTACGTTCAGGAATTATTGAACCAGGTGATCCGGGGTGCCTTGCTGCAAATGCTGGATTGGTATATCGGATGCCGGCACGACTTTCAGGTCAACCCCGGCAAATGGGGAAAGTTTTACGGCCGCTTTTTGGAGCCCGGCTTATACGAAAAGCTTCTCGCGACTTACCCGGTAGCGAGCGTTCCTCACATTTGGGACGCCACGTTTGCTTCGATGGATTTGTTCCGGTGCTCGGCAAAGGCTGTCGCAGCGGAGTTGGGCTACGAATATCCGGCAAACTGGGACGAGCATCTGACATCCTATTTACTGCATGTCAGGCAGCTCCCCGCCGACGCTCAAAGGATTTACGACTGA
- a CDS encoding PhzF family phenazine biosynthesis protein yields MLKATRISPVNSAGIGIDEDPATGSAAGPLAGYLLQKGYIKPGTDYRILQGARMGRPSVIHFNARPDGIWISGSAVIVMEGKIHI; encoded by the coding sequence ATGTTGAAAGCTACTCGGATATCGCCCGTGAATTCGGCGGGCATCGGGATCGACGAGGACCCCGCAACCGGTAGCGCCGCAGGACCGTTGGCGGGCTATTTATTGCAAAAGGGCTACATAAAACCGGGAACGGATTACAGAATTTTACAAGGAGCCCGGATGGGGCGCCCCTCGGTAATTCACTTCAATGCCAGGCCCGACGGCATTTGGATCAGCGGCTCGGCCGTCATCGTCATGGAAGGTAAAATTCACATTTGA
- a CDS encoding helix-turn-helix domain-containing protein, whose product MNIALDIIGGKWKLMLLNKIREECPMRFGVLRRKLPHITQATLTAQLKQLERDGVLLREAYAESPPRVEYKLTEIGKSLIPIMDSLCAWGEDYQRRVRHGQEKAAER is encoded by the coding sequence ATGAATATCGCGCTCGACATTATCGGGGGGAAATGGAAGCTGATGCTCCTGAACAAGATCCGGGAAGAGTGCCCGATGCGTTTCGGGGTACTGCGCCGTAAGCTTCCCCACATTACGCAGGCTACGCTCACGGCACAATTGAAACAGCTGGAACGCGACGGAGTGCTCCTACGCGAAGCATACGCGGAGTCGCCGCCCCGGGTGGAGTATAAACTGACGGAGATCGGCAAAAGCCTGATCCCCATTATGGATTCGCTTTGCGCGTGGGGCGAGGATTATCAACGGCGGGTCCGGCACGGCCAGGAAAAGGCGGCAGAGCGGTAG
- a CDS encoding MFS transporter, producing MNTQISKWLLLAIISSSVFLSVMDIFIVNVAIPAIKTGIRGTDSDIQLVIALYLLGYAVFLITAGRAGDYYGKKKVFVTAMLLFVSISAVCGFAQTPWQLNAARFFQGVGAAWMIPQGITYIQELFPGSKERVKALGIYGSVAGSASVIGQFLGGTVTRNERLSRRLATDFSH from the coding sequence ATGAATACACAAATTTCAAAATGGCTGTTGCTGGCCATTATTTCATCCTCGGTATTTCTGTCCGTGATGGATATTTTCATCGTGAACGTAGCCATCCCGGCCATAAAAACAGGCATTCGCGGTACCGACAGCGATATCCAGCTCGTGATAGCCCTGTACCTGCTGGGCTACGCGGTTTTTCTGATCACCGCCGGTCGGGCAGGGGATTATTACGGTAAAAAGAAAGTCTTTGTAACGGCCATGCTGCTCTTTGTATCGATCTCGGCGGTATGTGGCTTCGCGCAAACGCCCTGGCAACTGAACGCCGCCCGGTTTTTCCAGGGTGTCGGTGCCGCGTGGATGATCCCGCAGGGCATTACCTATATTCAGGAGCTGTTTCCGGGCAGTAAAGAGCGGGTCAAAGCGTTGGGGATTTATGGCAGCGTCGCCGGAAGCGCCTCGGTAATCGGGCAGTTTCTGGGGGGGACTGTTACCCGAAATGAACGGCTTTCCCGAAGGTTGGCGACTGATTTTTCTCATTAA
- a CDS encoding MFS transporter — protein MNGFPEGWRLIFLINLPIGLLMVPMALLFLPADRRSDGRNAGFDYEGVLLLTGALACVIYPLIHGHEVGWPLWCFAMLGTGGILLAMFVRNQKQKLSTERLPLLDVRLFSFRDFNVGMAIVLFYFMVQDSYFLINVMLLETGLRFSSAETGILFVFQGVGYVIASLISLRLVPLFGKKVLQAGILIMIVTLAMHIIVLNGPEVDRQWLYPILFAYGTGCGSVLPSLLAVGLKNMPIELAGAASGTFSTFQQTAIALGIGVIGGVFFSHLGPQPDVADYIRAYRIATLTNIALLALVGFLLWLLPAGEPLSGEIVSH, from the coding sequence ATGAACGGCTTTCCCGAAGGTTGGCGACTGATTTTTCTCATTAACCTGCCCATTGGTTTGCTTATGGTGCCCATGGCGCTGCTGTTTTTGCCCGCCGACCGGCGGAGCGACGGCCGCAATGCCGGTTTCGATTATGAGGGCGTACTCCTGCTTACGGGCGCACTCGCGTGTGTGATTTACCCGCTCATACACGGGCATGAGGTGGGTTGGCCGTTGTGGTGCTTCGCAATGCTCGGCACTGGTGGTATTTTGCTGGCGATGTTTGTGAGAAACCAGAAGCAAAAACTTTCGACCGAAAGGCTGCCGCTCCTGGATGTGCGCCTGTTCAGCTTCCGCGATTTCAATGTCGGCATGGCGATCGTCCTGTTTTACTTTATGGTCCAGGACTCCTATTTCCTGATCAACGTCATGCTCCTCGAAACGGGCCTCCGGTTCAGTTCCGCCGAGACGGGAATACTCTTTGTATTCCAGGGCGTCGGCTACGTCATCGCGTCGCTCATTTCCCTGCGGCTGGTCCCGTTGTTTGGCAAAAAGGTACTACAGGCCGGTATACTCATCATGATTGTTACGTTGGCTATGCACATCATTGTCCTGAACGGCCCGGAAGTGGATCGCCAATGGCTGTACCCGATTCTTTTCGCCTACGGCACCGGCTGCGGCTCGGTACTGCCTTCGCTGCTGGCGGTCGGACTCAAAAACATGCCCATTGAACTCGCAGGAGCCGCTTCCGGTACATTTTCGACCTTTCAGCAAACGGCGATAGCGCTGGGTATCGGGGTAATCGGAGGGGTTTTCTTTTCCCATCTCGGCCCGCAGCCGGATGTAGCGGACTACATTCGCGCTTATCGCATCGCTACGCTTACGAATATTGCATTGCTCGCGTTGGTTGGCTTCCTCCTGTGGCTGCTGCCCGCCGGCGAGCCCTTAAGCGGCGAAATTGTGTCACATTGA